GTCCAGGTTTGTGCGGAAGGACAGGACCTGTTCGGCCCCGCTGCCGGCCACCGTCATCTCCACCGCGACGAAGGGAGCGTCCTCCACGACGATCTTGCCGCGCTCGACCGGCGTGATCAGCCAGTAATCGCCGTCGTCGTCGCGCTTCAAAACGGTGGAGAACAGCTTCGCCAGTTCGATCCGGCGGATGGGATCGCCATTGTGGAACCAGGTGCCGTCGCGCGCAATGCGGATGTCGTACTGCTCCAGCGTCGGCGTCCGGCCCAGCGCGGCCGGCAGGTCAGACGGCAGGTCCGGCGGCGTCC
The Azospirillum sp. TSA2s DNA segment above includes these coding regions:
- a CDS encoding DUF1285 domain-containing protein yields the protein MANDKRSDGQTVSGTPPDLPSDLPAALGRTPTLEQYDIRIARDGTWFHNGDPIRRIELAKLFSTVLKRDDDGDYWLITPVERGKIVVEDAPFVAVEMTVAGSGAEQVLSFRTNLDHWVEAGPEHPIRVAVNPETGEPAPYIEIRSRLEALILRAVFYDMVERSETRRTETGESEVGLWSNKVFFALGKLPGD